CAACTGAAGGCAAATTTATTGGGTTTTTGGAGCCAAAGAAATGAAAAACACTGATTTTAATATAGATATTTTAGAACTTCCAGAAAGAGAGAACACTGTTGCAGAGATTGACTATAAAAAACATCAATGGGTAGAGATTTCCGCAGAAATACCAAATAAATTTTCAGTGCAGTTTTATCCTCATCCTGAAAACGGTTACTGGGAGTTTCCCTATGACGAAGCTATGGAGGTACTTGAAGAAGCTAAGAAAAGCCTAGCCAAATACCAACGAACACCCGAACAACAAGCAGCTTATGAGGCGCGAATGAAAGAGCTTGAAAACTGGAATCCCACTCCAGAGGAAACAGCAGAGTATGAACGTAAGATGGAAGAACAGCGTAAAAAGTACTATGGATAAATTCTCTAACTAAAGGGCCAAAATACTGTGCTAAAGCTACATAAATCTCAAGAAAACACTGGGAAAAACATTGCGAATATTCTTGAGGAGTTCAGAAACGATAAAGAAATATCTCCTGAGCTAAAAGAGTTCAAAAGAACACTTCCGAGGACAAGAAGAACTTATTGACCTTGCCCCGATTTTGTGGACGGTTTTAATATAGGCTTTTGTAGTGCCTCCCCATTAAGCAAGCAAAAAAACTGTGAGTATTTTATTTTGTCTTTGCTGTTTATGACAGCTTCACTTTTTTTCTATTGAGGGGGAACGTTATCATGCTACCTCTTGCTTACTAAAATTCTCTTCTGCCCACTCTGGAGATCTGTATCCTAGAGCAGAGTGAAGATAAGTCCGATTATAATTTTCTACCCATTCACTTAGTGCATCCTCTACTTGCTTCACCCCTTTCCATTCCTTGATCCAAAAGAGCTCTTCTTTCAACGTTCGGATGCTTCTTTCTGTTTCAGCGTTTCCTTTAGGATTGTTATAGCTTGTAAATATTTGATTTATTCCCAGGGTGTTACAGGTTTTCATAAACCGTGTTGACGTTGGCTGGCAACCATTGTCAGATACAAGGTTAAGCTCTTTGCCCAACACTCCTTCAGGATATTGCTTTGATAACCCTTCATCCAAGGCTTCTAGCCAGTCTTCTGTTTTTGAGACTAGTCCTACCTGTTTTCCAACGATCTTTTTACTGTACCAGTCCAACACAACTACAACATACACCCAACCGATTTCAGTTTTGATCTTTGTCATATCGATTCCCCAGATTTCGTTAGGTTTTTTCGCCTGTGGCTTTGGCCTTAAAGAGCCTCTTTTGGCTCTCAGCTTTGTCTCTTTATTTACCAGTAAGTTATTCTTCTTCATTATGTTGTAAACTCTCTTCTTGTTTACAACTATTTGATCTACATACGTAAGATGAGCCCAGATCCTTCGATAACCCCAGAATGGATGCTCTTTTTTCAGCTCTT
The window above is part of the Candidatus Neptunochlamydia sp. REUL1 genome. Proteins encoded here:
- a CDS encoding IS3 family transposase; translated protein: MRRKTSIAVIERNKPILKRMEELKKEHPFWGYRRIWAHLTYVDQIVVNKKRVYNIMKKNNLLVNKETKLRAKRGSLRPKPQAKKPNEIWGIDMTKIKTEIGWVYVVVVLDWYSKKIVGKQVGLVSKTEDWLEALDEGLSKQYPEGVLGKELNLVSDNGCQPTSTRFMKTCNTLGINQIFTSYNNPKGNAETERSIRTLKEELFWIKEWKGVKQVEDALSEWVENYNRTYLHSALGYRSPEWAEENFSKQEVA